TTTGCTTTTGAGCTGTAAAGAATCATTATAGAAAAAAGGAGTCATCTTTTATTCATGCAAATAACTATGTTAGGAACCGGCAACGCTTTAGTAACTGAATGCTATAACACTTGCTTTGTAATGCGATCTGAGTCAGGAAATATTTTAATCGATACCGGCGGAGGAAATTATATCTTGCACCAGTTAAAGCGCATAAATCTCGATTTACAGGACATTCATAATATTTTCATCACTCATGCGCATATAGATCACATTCTTGGCCTAATCTGGATAATTAGAATCTCAGCGCAAAGAATGAACAAGAATATTTTTAACGGTGATCTAAATATTTATTCACATGATGAAGTCTTGAGTCTCGTTCAGGAGTTAGCAAATAAATTATTGCTGCCATATCAGGCCGGTTTTATCGGGAAAAGAATACATTTAATCGAAATCAAGCATGACGAAACACGAATTATAGCCGGACAAGAATTTAAATTCTTTGACATTCACTCCAACCGCACAAAGCAATTCGGATTTTGCATGAACTATGACGGCTCGAAAAAATTAACCTGCTGCGGCGACGAACCATGCAAAGAATCAAGCGAAATTTATGCGATTAATTCTGATTGGTTGTTGCACGAGGCTTTTTGCTTGTACTCGCAGGCGGAAATTTTCAGACCCTACGAGAAGAATCACTCAACAGTTAAGGACGCAAGCACATTAGCACAGAGACTCAATATAAAAAATTTGTTGCTATATCACACGGAAGACGCAAATTTATCACAACGCCGCGAATTATATACAAACGAGTCAAAGCAATATTTCACGGGAAAAATTTTTATTCCTGACGATTTAGAGACTCTGACTCTGTAAGCGCAAATTTACGAGTTAAAAATTTCCCGGTCAATCATATTTTCGTGAGCAGCTGCAATAATAGTAGTTAAAGTATTCCCGAAAGCATTTGCAGGAGATGAAGTCATGTCAATAATCGGAGCTACTGACATCAAAAGCGCAATAGCCTCAATCGGACAGCCAAACATAACTATAGCAGCCGATATTGATATAAACGTCCCGCACGGCACAACAGGAGCAGCAATCTCCAGCAGCAAAAACGTAAACATCATTGACAATGCCGTCAAAGGCTCGATATTTATTCCGTAAATGTATGCAAGAGTCAGCGTCCCTAATGAAAGTTGTATACAGCTCCCTAATTTATTTATTGCAGTGCCTAAGGGTATAGCGATATTATAAAGTTTAGGGCTTATTCCCATTTTCTGCGCGGCATTAAGATTATCGGGTATTGCTGCATTGCTTGAACACGCGGCCATAGACGTAATAATAACCGGCATTGACTTAAGCAAAATTTTTAACGGGTTAAGACGACTCATAAATGAAGCAATTAATAGACATATTGTCAATATCACCGTAAGACCTGACACGAAAGCAAATAAAATCTCGATTAATGACATCATAGTTTTCCCGCCGATAGTCAAAATCATAGACGTTATAGAACAAAACACGGCCAACGGAATAAATTTCATAACAGCTGTAGTAATCTGCATAAAAATTTTGTTGCACTCATCGAGAAATGATTTAAATATGGCTGCTCCTGACTTTATGACGGCCAATCCCAAGAAAAGCGCAAGTACTATTAATTGCAGCAAGTCGGCATTCAAAAACGGTTTGACGAGATTATCAGGGAAAATATTTATAATTGTATCTTTGACGGAGACTGAGCCGGAAATTATATTACTTGCATTTACGGCAGAGACAGCGATATTTTTTCCGGGCTTGAGCAAATAAAATATTCCGATTCCTGTGAGATTCGCAAGAATTTGCATGACGAGAAAGCACACTAATAATATACCGCCGACCTTCTTTAATTCTGCAAGATTGCTGATATTCGCTATACATGAGGCAACAGAGAAAAATACAAGTGCGATGGCGCATAATTTAAGCGTGTTCATAAAAATTTTACTTATGACCGATAAAATATTTTCGTTAAAGTAAATGCAGGCAGCTTCGGACGCAAAATTTTTCATAACAAATCCCGTTATGACTGCAAGAATTAAGGCCGCTCCGGTGTAATAAAGCGATGTATAAGGAGATTTCAGCGCAGTAATAGTTATATAATTTGTGCCTCTATTATGATGATAACGCAATTTTTCAGTAAATGACTTCATTAGGAGATTTGATATAGCGTCGGCAGTTCTTCCGGAAATTTCTTCCTTCTCAAAGTCTATGCCGAAATTAAGACTCTCTTCGAAATCAAATTTTTTGCCGCCCACTGAAATATTAATTTTCACGCTGCCCAGAAATTTTGTAACGTTGACACATAATTTATTTTTCTCTGTCAAATTTGCGTGTTCAAGCAGTCTGTTAATAGATTCTTCGGCCATTAATTGAGACTGGTTAACGGTTTTGTGATTGGAAATATATTTACTGATCTCGCTGCGAATAAAGTTCATAGCATCAGATAAACATTGAGAGTTCACGTCAAATTCCTGATACAATAAAATCTCCTCCCAGAATAATTATTATAAAGTGTGAAAAGTTTTATAGATTTTATCACAATATTTCAGCGCAAGAATCAAGAAATTTTTTAGCAGCCTTCGAGAAAATAGACTCTTTCTTCCACGCAAGAATTAACCCGGCTTTTATTTCTGGTTGCAACGGAACAAATTTTAAATCGCTTTCTGTGATAACTCCCTCAATAGTAACAAGCAGGCCAAGACCCTCACGCACCATTATTGACGCATTGAACGCAAGATTATGAGTCCCGATAATATTTAATTCTTCGACAGGACAGCCGAGCCACACTATCATAAAATGTGAGAAACTCACACTGAGATTTTGCTTGAATTTATACGCATGAATACGAGCATGAATC
The Synergistaceae bacterium DNA segment above includes these coding regions:
- a CDS encoding MBL fold metallo-hydrolase yields the protein MQITMLGTGNALVTECYNTCFVMRSESGNILIDTGGGNYILHQLKRINLDLQDIHNIFITHAHIDHILGLIWIIRISAQRMNKNIFNGDLNIYSHDEVLSLVQELANKLLLPYQAGFIGKRIHLIEIKHDETRIIAGQEFKFFDIHSNRTKQFGFCMNYDGSKKLTCCGDEPCKESSEIYAINSDWLLHEAFCLYSQAEIFRPYEKNHSTVKDASTLAQRLNIKNLLLYHTEDANLSQRRELYTNESKQYFTGKIFIPDDLETLTL
- a CDS encoding dicarboxylate/amino acid:cation symporter; this translates as MYQEFDVNSQCLSDAMNFIRSEISKYISNHKTVNQSQLMAEESINRLLEHANLTEKNKLCVNVTKFLGSVKINISVGGKKFDFEESLNFGIDFEKEEISGRTADAISNLLMKSFTEKLRYHHNRGTNYITITALKSPYTSLYYTGAALILAVITGFVMKNFASEAACIYFNENILSVISKIFMNTLKLCAIALVFFSVASCIANISNLAELKKVGGILLVCFLVMQILANLTGIGIFYLLKPGKNIAVSAVNASNIISGSVSVKDTIINIFPDNLVKPFLNADLLQLIVLALFLGLAVIKSGAAIFKSFLDECNKIFMQITTAVMKFIPLAVFCSITSMILTIGGKTMMSLIEILFAFVSGLTVILTICLLIASFMSRLNPLKILLKSMPVIITSMAACSSNAAIPDNLNAAQKMGISPKLYNIAIPLGTAINKLGSCIQLSLGTLTLAYIYGINIEPLTALSMMFTFLLLEIAAPVVPCGTFISISAAIVMFGCPIEAIALLMSVAPIIDMTSSPANAFGNTLTTIIAAAHENMIDREIFNS